One Actinomycetota bacterium DNA segment encodes these proteins:
- a CDS encoding MBL fold metallo-hydrolase yields MMSSRFTQEKDLSRAVRVTWLGHAMFLLEDGAGHRVVTDPYGEGVGYTLPQVEAGIVLVSHDHFDHAHVAGVKGNPQVVSDPAPRSLDGVEIEGFATYHDESGGKERGPNIVFRFRLQGMTFVHLGDLGHMLPEEQQEELRGADVLFVPVGGTFTVDDAGAAELVTALAPRIAIPMHFRNDACSFPILTEEPFLARFRNVERAGKSPVYLSADDLPEPTLVLVLDYLS; encoded by the coding sequence ATGATGTCTTCCCGTTTCACGCAGGAAAAGGACCTGTCTCGGGCGGTTCGCGTCACCTGGCTGGGACATGCCATGTTCCTCCTGGAAGACGGTGCCGGGCACCGCGTGGTGACCGACCCCTACGGCGAAGGCGTCGGCTACACGCTCCCCCAGGTGGAAGCCGGCATCGTGCTGGTAAGCCACGACCATTTCGACCATGCCCACGTGGCGGGGGTGAAAGGAAACCCGCAGGTGGTTAGCGATCCCGCGCCGCGTAGCCTGGACGGGGTGGAGATCGAGGGATTCGCCACCTACCACGACGAGAGCGGCGGGAAGGAGCGCGGTCCCAACATCGTCTTCCGCTTCCGCCTGCAGGGCATGACCTTCGTGCACCTGGGAGACCTCGGCCACATGCTCCCGGAGGAACAGCAGGAGGAGCTGCGCGGTGCGGACGTGCTCTTCGTGCCGGTAGGGGGCACCTTCACCGTCGACGACGCGGGAGCGGCCGAACTGGTCACGGCACTGGCGCCGCGCATCGCCATTCCCATGCATTTCCGCAACGACGCCTGCTCGTTCCCGATCCTGACCGAGGAACCCTTCCTGGCTCGCTTCCGGAACGTCGAGAGGGCCGGCAAGAGCCCCGTTTATCTCTCCGCGGACGATCTGCCGGAGCCGACCCTCGTGCTGGTCCTCGATTACCTGTCCTGA
- the pgsA gene encoding CDP-diacylglycerol--glycerol-3-phosphate 3-phosphatidyltransferase has translation MIRKNLANIFTCLRIALIPVVVWLIFAASANDVDAAHAWALAVFLFAAFTDFIDGQIARRTNTISEFGKVVDPLADRLLVISVLVALMWRHFIPLWIGLVIVARDALMIVGAPIVGIRDREVREKLAVHWTGKLATALLFVSICIFILWNVADRVNPVGLVIFCVGILFSYLSGFIYIRRGIKLLGKHRGGAAA, from the coding sequence ATGATCAGGAAGAACCTCGCCAACATCTTCACCTGTCTGCGCATCGCGCTGATACCGGTAGTTGTCTGGCTCATCTTCGCCGCCTCCGCGAACGACGTGGACGCGGCCCACGCCTGGGCCCTCGCCGTCTTCCTCTTCGCAGCCTTCACCGACTTCATAGACGGCCAGATCGCGAGGCGCACCAACACCATCTCGGAGTTCGGGAAGGTGGTGGACCCCCTCGCGGACAGGCTGCTGGTGATCTCGGTGCTGGTGGCCCTGATGTGGAGGCATTTCATTCCGCTCTGGATAGGCCTGGTGATCGTGGCCCGCGACGCGCTGATGATCGTGGGGGCCCCGATAGTGGGCATAAGGGACAGGGAGGTGAGAGAAAAGCTCGCGGTGCACTGGACCGGTAAGCTTGCCACCGCCCTCCTCTTCGTGTCCATATGCATCTTCATCCTCTGGAACGTCGCAGACCGCGTCAACCCGGTCGGTCTGGTGATCTTCTGCGTCGGCATCCTTTTTTCCTACCTGAGCGGTTTTATCTACATACGCAGGGGTATAAAGTTGTTAGGGAAGCACCGGGGGGGAGCCGCGGCCTGA